In Rickettsiales bacterium, the DNA window AGGCTTGCTCTATCGGGCTTGAACTTAATTGATAAAATGAGATCATTTCTACTCTCCGAAAACGCGTTTGAAAATATAATCAACATTTTTTACATGGTAGGTATCATCAAAGCAATCTTCTAATTCTTGCTCAGACATTTTGGATTTTATTTCAGCGTCTGATTTCAATTCCTCAAGGAAAACCTTACCTTCTTGCCAAACCTTCATAGCGTTTCTTTGCACGATTGCGTAAGCATCTTCACGCAAAAACCCTTTTTGAGTTAGTGCGAGAAGAACCCTTTGAGAATTATGCAAACCACCAAGCCTATCCATATTTTTTTGCATATTATCTGGATATACAACAAGATTTTTTATCAAGCCTTCCAACCTTGCAAGTGCGAAATCTAAGGTAACGCAAGCATCTGGGGCGATCATCCTTTCAACTGATGAGTGGGAAATATCCCTCTCGTGCCATAACGCAACATTCTCTAAAGCAGGGATTGCATAACCTCGCACAAGCCTTGCAAGACCTGTTATATTCTCACTCAGAACAGGGTTTCTTTTATGTGGCATCGCTGATGAGCCTTTTTGGCCTTTTGAGAAAAATTCTTCCGCTTCTAAAACTTCAGTGCGTTGCAAGTGGCGGATTTCAACAGCAAAACGCTCTATTGAACTTGCGATAACCGCAAGTGTTACAAAAAATTCTGCGTGCCTATCTCTTGGAATTACTTGCGTTGAGATGGGTTCAGGCTGAAGCCCTAATTTTTTCGCAACATATTCCTCAACGAATGGATTAATATTGGCAAATGTTCCAACCGCACCAGAAATCGCACAGGTTGAAATATCAGTAATTGCAGATTTTAAGCGGTTTTTATTTCGCTCAAACTCAGCGTAAAAGCCAGCCATTTTGAGGCCGAAAGTTACAGGCTCTGCGTGGATTCCGTGGCTTCTGCCAATAGTTATAGTGTATTTATGCTCAAAAGATTTTTCTTTTAGTGCCACCAAAACTTTTTCTAAATCCTCTAAAAGTAGCAGGCCTGCTTGCTTTAACTGAACGCTTAGGCAAGTATCAAGCACATCACTTGAGGTCATTCCTTGATGCACAAAGCGGGAATCATCACCGATAAAACTGGCTAAATGCGTCAGGAATGCGATAACATCGTGCTTTGTAACTTGCTCAATTTCATCGATTTTATTAATATCTTCTTGGCTAAACTTTGTAGGAGAATTTTTACTGATATTTTCCGCTGATTTTTTTGGAATAACACCAAGCTCAGCCATTGCTTCACAGGCAAAAACCTCAATATCTCGCCAGATTTTAAGGCGATTTTCCGGCTGCCAAATATCAGCCATTATTTTTCTAGTATATCTTGGGATCATAGGGTTAACCTAATTTAGTATTGCTTTTTGTAAAAAGTAACTTATCAATTTTTTAGAATTATTGGTTGAAAATACTTTTTTATTTTGAAAGGGCAATATGGAATATATAAAATCAAATTTATCTGAACCTTTAGCAAAGAAAATTATAGGTAAAAAAGAAAATGCAGAGAAATATCTTTTAATGTTTAACGATATTAGGCCAATAAAAGATATAAAATTTAAAAATATTTCTAAGGGAAAAAACTCAGGCAATTTAATATTAGATGAGTCAAATGAAATTTGGAAATTAATTGTTGACAATTGGGATTATGAAGTCAGTAAAAAAATAATTAGAGAAATATTTAAAACTACTAACAAATATAAAAGTGGAAAGGTAGCGAATGATGCGATGGTTTTACTAATTGAGGAGTGGAATAATTTAAATCTTGGTAAAATTCAATGGCCTTTTTCACAGGGTGCATTTGATGAATTTGTTCAGAGGGTTAATAGGGGAGAAGAGCTTGGTCAATATAAAGATGAAAAAGTAAAGTTAGCAGCCGTTCAGTATAGAAGAATAAAAGAAATTAACACAGTAAGAAATGACTTTATAGAAACTTTAATTTTTGAGAAGAATGAAAATATACTTCCTACTCTTAACCATAGACGAGGAGTTGATTATTTCATAAATGGTTTTTCTTACGACCAAAAAGTAGCAAAAAGTCCAACAAATGAATTCAAAAAACACTACGGAGATAATTGGAGGGAAAAAGCCATCCAAGAACCCGCCCTAGTTGCAAAATATCTTTATCAATATCAAGATGAGGGAAGATTTGGGAGTGATCCAAGATTATTAGTTGTTTATTTAGACGAAGATGTTTCTATAGAAAAAATTAGAGAAATAATTAATAAAACCGATTTAAGCAACCCTATTGAAATAAATTTTTCTTTTAAGCATAAGAATCAAGGCGAGGTGAGCTATAAAGTAAGTTGTTTTATAATTTTATTATATAACTGATATATGAACTATATAGGTAGCAAATTATCACTTTTGGGCTTCTTAGAAGAATCAATAAATAAAGTGGTTGATGATAATTGTGCTGTATTTTGTGATTTATTTGCAGGAACAGGAATAGTGGGTAGCTATTTTAAAAAAAGAGGTTATAAAATAATTGCAAATGATATTCAATATTACAGCTATGTCTTAAATAAGCATTACATTTCTAACGTAGGTGAATTAGAATTTATTAAATTATCTGGGGAAATTAATCAACTAAAAGACATAAAGATACCTTATAGAAAATATTTTGTATGTAGTTATTTGTCAAAACTAAACGGAGTAAAGGGGTTTATCTATGATAATTATTGTTTGGGCGGAACTATAAATAGTAACTCTCCTAGGCAATATTTTTCTGATTTAAATGGGATGAGATGCGATGCAATCCGTCAAAAAATTGAATT includes these proteins:
- the purB gene encoding adenylosuccinate lyase, with protein sequence MIPRYTRKIMADIWQPENRLKIWRDIEVFACEAMAELGVIPKKSAENISKNSPTKFSQEDINKIDEIEQVTKHDVIAFLTHLASFIGDDSRFVHQGMTSSDVLDTCLSVQLKQAGLLLLEDLEKVLVALKEKSFEHKYTITIGRSHGIHAEPVTFGLKMAGFYAEFERNKNRLKSAITDISTCAISGAVGTFANINPFVEEYVAKKLGLQPEPISTQVIPRDRHAEFFVTLAVIASSIERFAVEIRHLQRTEVLEAEEFFSKGQKGSSAMPHKRNPVLSENITGLARLVRGYAIPALENVALWHERDISHSSVERMIAPDACVTLDFALARLEGLIKNLVVYPDNMQKNMDRLGGLHNSQRVLLALTQKGFLREDAYAIVQRNAMKVWQEGKVFLEELKSDAEIKSKMSEQELEDCFDDTYHVKNVDYIFKRVFGE